One genomic segment of Lampris incognitus isolate fLamInc1 chromosome 2, fLamInc1.hap2, whole genome shotgun sequence includes these proteins:
- the LOC130106900 gene encoding tubulin alpha chain-like translates to MRECISIHVGQAGVQIGNACWELYCLEHGIQPDGQMPSDKTIGGGDDSYNTFFSETGAGKHVPRAVFVDLEPTVIDEVRTGAYRQLFHPEQLITGKEDAANNYARGHYTIGKEIIDLVLDRIRKLADQCTGLQGFLVFHSFGGGTGSGFTSLLMERLSVDYGKKSKLEFSIYPAPQVSTAVVEPYNSILTTHTTLEHSDCAFMVDNEAIYDICRRNLDIERPTYTNLNRLISQIVSSITASLRFDGALNVDLTEFQTNLVPYPRIHFPLATYAPVISAEKAYHEQLSVSEITNACFEPANQMVKCDPRHGKYMACCLLYRGDVVPKDVNAAIATIKTKRTIQFVDWCPTGFKVGINYQPPTVVPGGDLAKVQRAVCMLSNTTAIAEAWARLDHKFDLMYAKRAFVHWYVGEGMEEGEFSEAREDMAALEKDYEEVGVDSIEGEGEEEGEEY, encoded by the exons ATG CGTGAGTGCATCTCTATCCATGTAGGTCAGGCTGGTGTCCAGATTGGCAATGCATGCTGGGAGCTGTACTGCCTGGAACATGGCATCCAGCCAGATGGACAGATGCCCAGTGATAAGACCATTGGAGGAGGCGATGACTCCTATAACACCTTCTTCAGTGAGACTGGAGCTGGCAAGCATGTACCCAGAGCTGTGTTTGTAGACCTGGAGCCAACTGTCATTG ATGAGGTACGTACTGGAGCCTACCGCCAGCTCTTCCATCCTGAGCAGTTGATCACTGGGAAGGAGGATGCAGCCAACAACTATGCCCGTGGGCATTACACCATTGGCAAAGAGATCATTGATCTAGTTCTAGACAGGATCCGCAAGCTG GCTGACCAGTGCACAGGTCTCCAGGGATTCCTTGTGTTCCACAGCTTCGGAGGTGGCACCGGTTCTGGCTTTACCTCTCTGCTGATGGAGCGCCTGTCTGTTGACTATGGCAAAAAGTCAAAGCTCGAGTTCTCTATCTACCCAGCTCCCCAGGTGTCCACCGCTGTAGTGGAACCCTACAACTCCATCTTGACCACCCACACCACCCTGGAGCACTCCGATTGTGCTTTCATGGTAGATAATGAGGCTATTTACGACATCTGTCGGAGGAACCTCGATATTGAGCGTCCTACTTATACCAACCTTAACAGGCTGATCAGTCAGATTGTGTCCTCCATCACAGCCTCCCTCCGTTTCGATGGTGCTCTAAACGTCGATCTGACGGAGTTCCAAACCAACTTAGTGCCCTACCCCCGTATCCACTTCCCCCTCGCTACATATGCTCCCGTCATCTCTGCTGAGAAAGCTTACCATGAGCAGCTCTCGGTGTCTGAGATTACAAACGCCTGCTTTGAGCCAGCCAATCAGATGGTGAAATGCGACCCGCGTCATGGCAAGTACATGGCTTGCTGTTTACTGTACCGTGGCGATGTTGTCCCCAAAGACGTCAATGCTGCCATTGCCACCATTAAAACAAAACGCACCATCCAGTTTGTGGACTGGTGTCCCACTGGTTTCAAAGTTGGCATTAACTACCAGCCCCCCACCGTAGTACCTGGTGGCGATCTGGCTAAGGTCCAGAGGGCCGTCTGCATGCTGAGTAACACCACTGCAATCGCAGAGGCCTGGGCCCGTCTTGACCACAAGTTTGACTTGATGTATGCCAAGCGTGCCTTTGTGCACTGGTACGTAGGTGAGGGCATGGAGGAGGGGGAGTTTTCTGAGGCTAGAGAGGATATGGCTGCCCTAGAGAAAGATTATGAAGAGGTGGGTGTCGACTCcattgaaggagaaggagaagaagagggagaggagTATTAA